caggcataaatatacagcacaagAAAGGATGCCTTTCAAAGTGGGGGGTCAAtgattcaatcagggtggatgtgtcCCATTCCCAACGGTTGAAAAGAAGGTGTGAATGTCAACAGagtaaaaattactttttgtagtgctaacgagatGGATGGCCCATACTCAACAGTTGATGGGAGATTACTTCTTGTAGtaacccagccattcccagtctttattcaggcctaatttgatggtgtcaagtttgcaaatgaattccagctctgcagtttctcactgaagtctgtttttgaagtttttttgttgaagaatggtcaCTTTTAAGTCTGAAATCGAGTGTCCAGGGATGTTAAAATGCtttcccactggtttttgaatgttagaattTTTGACATCTgctttgcgtccatttattcttttgcgtagagactgtccagtttggccaaagtacatggcagaggggcattgcaacGTCACACTCACATCATGATTTACAGAGAGTTATAGAGAGAATATAAGTTATAGAGAGAATCCACcttttactctagtttaaacctgcaaatggtCCATACCCTAAGCTGCAGAGAAatgtgacccccccacacacctaaaAAGTCTCTGCTAAtatgacctgggggaaaattccttcccaaccccaaatatggcaatcagttggaccctgagcatgtgggtgagaccaACCAGCCAAAGAAtactctgtagtaactcagagccctccctatctagtgtcccatcacggGCTGTTTGGCAGATTTTCTACTAATAGCCTCAGATATGTCATGACATTGTAGGCAGTTCCAACAGACCAtaccctccataaacttatcaagctcagtcttgaggCCAGTTAGGatttctgtccccactgctccccatgtgTGGCTATTCCAGAAcgtcacttctctgatggttagaattGTCTACCTATCAGGTAAGTGTCATGGCCACTGGGATCTGAGTTATTCTGGTGCAAGGCTCCCTCTGTCTCACTAGGTGAAATCATCTACTGTGGAGAGATCATTTAAAAAGGCATTGGAGCAGGAAAATCAGAAtatttttgcaaaatcaaaattttcctatGGAAGATTTAAGTTTAAGATTTAAGTTTTCCAGAAACTTCATTTTCCATCGATAAGTGGTTTGATGGAAAATTACCAATCAGCTGCAGACACAGTATCTGGAATTATAGATCTTCTTAAACAGGAGGGGTGAAAATCTAGCCCAATTGAAATCAacggcaaaactcctattgacatcagtgaatCCAGGATTTTACCCTACGTGGCTGTTGTAGAAATCAGCTTCTACCAGAAGTACAAACAGATAAGCCCCCCCCACATCTTGAGTTCCAGCCTTGCCTGCATTGTTGTTTACCAAGAGTCACTCCATGTCTGGAACTGCATACCATCCACAGAGCCAACCAGTGATTGATTGAATAACATTGTTTTGCATTCATCAAATACTTCTGCCCCCTTTTGGATCAAAAAGTATCTAGTTACATTTTGGGACCCTGGAGACGTTACAGCTGGAAGTAGAATTGCTGCAGTCTGGTATTTTCCTTGatgtaatcttgtttatttacaaggaaggTACAAAGTCCTACTTCTCTGAATGCAGGAgaaaacaagaacaacaaaaaaagccagtttcttagcttacagcctCAAACCTCTTGAGTCAACACCAACCCAAAAACTTTCTCTTTCTAGCTTTTCCCAGGGTCTCAATAGGCTCACGggctactgcttggctttcttgcttttttgcctctgcctctctttCTGTTCCTGTATGTTATGAGTTTCTGTGTGTtctgcattcccctccccctctcccctggactctttcccctccacacacacacacacacacacacaatacacaaaCAATACTCATCATCAACCCTCCATTCACTCAGTCCAAACTCCTGGGCAGGATCACAACCTCCTTTTGCCTTAGGTGGGAGGCTTCTGATGAACTCATCCTAACTGAAGGGTGCTTCCCACCCAACCTCAGCGAGGTTTGTGATTGATGTAGTTCCTGGTACCCCTCCACATAATGAAGCCACCTGGGGAAAGTTCTTCCTTAGGCCCTAAATAATCCTGAGGTTGTCATTGGTTTCCTCAGTGCCTCCTTCACCATGTTGTTCCGTAGGGTGTATATGATGGGGTTCAGCAGTGGGGTCAGGACACAGTAGAAGAATGACACCACCTTGTCCATGTCAGAGGACTCCATCACAGGCGGCCGGGCATACATAGAAAGGGCTGAGCCATAGAATATGCCTGTGACCGCAATGTGGGCACCACATGTGGTCAGAGCTTTCTGGAGACCACTCTCTGAAGGCATCCGCCATGCTGTCCATATGACACAGCTGTAGGAACCGGCGGTGAGGAGGAAGGAACTCCCGGCTATGGCCCATGTCAGGGTGAAGCACACGAGCTTGCTGAGATGCGTGTCTGAGCAGGAAAGCTTGGCCAGGGGGACAAAGTCGCAGAAGAAGTGATCAATCTCATTGGGTCCACAGAACGACAGCCTGGACACGGCCACGGTGAGGACGGAGGAGGCCAGGAAGCCAGACACCCAAGCAACCACCGACAGCTTGAGGCACAAGATGTTACACATGATGGTGGAGTAGCGCAAGGGGTGGCAGATGGCCAAGTAGCGGTCATACGCCATCACCGCTAGGAGGAAGAACTCAGTGGAACccatggagaagaagaaaaacatcTGGGTTATGCATCCATGGACGGAGATTGACCTGTTCCCCAACAGAAGCCCAGCCAGCATCTTGGGCACCGTCACTGAGGTGTACCAGATCTCCAGGAAAGAGAGGTTGCTGAGTAACACGTACATAGGGCAGTGGAGGCTTGGACAACTCCTGACTATGGCAATGATGGAAGTGTTGGTGGCAATTGTCAGGAGGTAGATGATCAGGAACATCACAAAGAGGATCCACTGCAGCTCCGGGAATGCAGAGAAACCCATgagaatgaactcagtcactTCAGTTTGGTTAGCCCCTTCCATGGTGCTTGCAGCCGTTTGATCCATGAGAGAAAAAATACATATGTTAATATGAGGATTTCCAGAGCAGAGCCAAATCCTGAGAGGCactgagatagatagatagatagatagatagatagatagatagatagatagatagatagatagatagatagataggtaatGAGTCTGAGCGCTCTGACCGGCTTTGTTTTTTGACAATTGCCCTCACAAAAGTCATTATATAGGACATTAAAAATCTAATTGCATGTGCTCTTTAGTAGATCAATAAATTAATGAAGAGCTAAAATTTCTAATGCTCTGTGAGAATCTGGTACCTTAGATTTACCCTGCATGCACTCTAGATACTTCTTCTTGTGTCAAATTAATGCCCTCCAATTAAATACCAGCTCATTGTCACCAGTACGATTGTCAATGTCTCTGCTATCTCTTCACTCAGGAATGGGGTTTGGAGTTGCAAAGCAGCACTTGAGCTTCTCCGCATGCCTGAAGCCTGTCTGTCCCAAACTGGGACATTTATAATGAGTGTAGGACACATCCAGGGAATGCACTGGGAATCTGAGAACTGAGGGATGTATCTGCTGTTGCTCTACCTAATTACAATACAATGTGTGCATTTTCCCCAGCTCCTACTTTACCTCAGAGATGGATGAGTCTGCCATAGCCTGAGCTAACAGCCTTTGGGATTTTAGCTCAGCCCAGAGGGGTTCAGAACCCAGAGGTCCTGGGTTCACTGTGCCCACCAGACCTGAGACCCTCGTGTAATATGTGGCGACGCGAACAAGGGTTTAAGCTGTGATGTGGGTTCCCCAGCCCCACTTCTCAGTGCCACAAGAAAGAAGGGGGATTCTAGCCTACTTGTGCAGCTTTTAATTATACTGGGGCAGATGCAGGTGGATGGTCCATTGGGAAAAGCTGCAAGGCAAGAGGCTGGGATTCTGTCCCCACACGTGTCCAGTTGCTTTCCTGGATGACCTTATGCAAATCACGTCAGGCGAGATTTTCAGACATATGGATTCACAgataccaaggccagaagggaccaatgtgatcatctagtctgatcttctgtacAACCCAAGCCAGAGCACTGCCCCCAAATGATtccagtcttcatttaaaaattatccatgatggagaatccaccagaacaCTTGGTAAACTGTCCCAATGTTTAATTACTATCCCCATTAAAAATGTaggaatttgtctaccttcaacttccagacattttGGTGCCCAAAGATACATAcaggtgtctagtgggattttccagCTGCCTTCACTGATTagccacctaactcccattgaaatcacatgTATGCCCACCATTCATGGCAGTGccaagcacaggaacaaaccTCACTCACCCAGACACCTAAACAGCTCTGCCATATACCCAAGCAGATACACCCTACAAATCCAGCACCCGTCTCCATCTATGTCCaacacacaccccactccccaaaggcctggtctaaacttaGAAGTTAGGATGTCATAGCTACATTagttgggggtgtgaaaaaaacacacccgtGACTGACACGCTATGCAGACCTAACTCAGGCAGCTACGCTGATGCAAGACTGTTTCTGCCAACGTAGCTagtggtgttcctacactgacagaaaaaccccttacACTGGTGTTAACTGCATCTTTGCCGTGGGTTTACACTAGCATAGCTACACAAATGTCCTTGTCTTGTAGACACAGCCTCAATCTGAATTCTTCCAAGCCTGTTTGTGTTCGCTACTCATGGCACTAACTGAACTATTCATTAATtaatatttctcattttaaatatatttctgggTCTTTTATGTAACACAGATACGTTCATTTGCCAATGGAccctattcctccccccaccccaacacacacacacacacacacactcactcttccaACCCACATGCCCAAATCTAGCCTACCTATACAAACATGGACACACAAATATCTCACCCATACAAagtcatacacacacaaatgtgtaACATACCGGTCCATCTATCTTCTAAAGACACAGACAAAAGTATTATGcacaaaactctctctctcacacacacacacacacacatacacacacacatatttattAGACAAAACCACATCTGTAAAAATTAAACTAAGCTTTCAAATACACAAAATAACCTGCAAACTTGCTCTTCTTCagtctctgttctttgttaaataaacttcttcGTGCTTTTACTGTAAATATATCCAGGTGCGGTGTGTTGAGCAGAGCATGAATCTGAGGTAAGTGGGCACTGTCCCTTTGGGACTCACGGAGCTGTGAATTTGGGGAGTGTGCACTGGAAAAGGGGTTGGAGGCTAGGAGGGCTTGTGGGTTGGCAAATGCCTATCACTAGCCCGTGAAGGGAGAGCAATGTCTGCGGAGGCCCTGAGTTGCTAGAGGCTGCTGGGGTCACACAGTTGACCCCAGCAAGTACAGGCAAGCCTTCTTCACACTCAAGGCAAGTGGTAGCCAGGTGCCTCGCAATCCTGGAAACCCCTGGGAAATGTGACACACACAGTAACCAGTCACACCAAATTCCTACACACTAAAGTCATTCACACCCATGCACACACTCCAGTGTGACTGCTAATATGACCAAGAGCTGCCAGACAGGACACGCAGTAGAGAAGAGAAATGGAATTTTCTTTGTATAGAAGTAACAGACTCTGAGGTTGCTCttgttgaagtcaacaggagttttgcttttcatttttgtggGAACAGGGCTGGGCCCATGGACTGTTCTGGAAGATGGCCTTTTGTGTAACACTACAATGAGAACACTCCAAATAGAATCCCAATCttaaacttcctttaaaaaaaaaatatcggtgtggcaaattgccagcactactatgatgggtctcaagCTTTCTCTTcttctgggcggggggggggggttcagggcgccatttcttgcccctgaactgcagtattaactgccccactagtgtcctagaggaggggagtggagaggggggGACCCGGGCCTGCCCCATACTCTGGGTCCCAGGCCAGGGCCCTAGGGGTAGCGGTAAAAcacttgaactagcagttccttcccctgggctactcccctctccttcccttcagcttgtggggcttgcTGCCCTCCCGCTGCACAAACCACATATCCCTTTACCAAGGGTCTttgtcttcttagcccaccacagcacttcgcCAACCTCTCCTCtgtttccctccaaactgctctctgctccaacaccaatccactctgcttcaactcctcctcttgattgaagcagggggggttttatcaggtgactgacttcaggtgctctaattggcttcacgtgctttaattggcttcaggtgctttaattaatcgatagcaaactttcttccctctacagggaataaggctcccttctaacactctcctgctgccctctggccatgctgtatcacatatccccgcccccctgctcaacaccatggggttgggctacttgggacgAGAGGCAGTGCTGTCGTCTTAGGTCATCAGCGTTGCCGTGTTGGCTTCCGGCCCTGTGCTgtacctggaaatggaagggctgcagggatAGAAACCACCTAGTCATTCTTgtgttcttctccttgtttctgtgcatccactggagTGGGGCGTGGCCTGTCACGAGGGTAAACTGCCGCCTCAGTAGGTAGTAGCGGagagtctccatagcccattttactgccagacattccttttcaacgATGGCGtacttttgttccctggggaggagtttccAGCTGAGGTACAAGATcgggtgttcctcctcccctaccaCCTGCGAAAGGACGGCTCCTAGCCCTACCTCCGAGGCATTTGtttgtaggatgaattccttctcgaagtctggggctatgagtactggatggcagcaaagggcggtccttaaatctgcaaatgctCATTCTGCCACATCAGTCCACTTTACTATCTCGGGGCCCCAAGCCTTGTGGCGAAATGAGGGATGAAGCTCATATAGTATCCTACTATCCTTAGAAACGCTCTGACCTGCTTTTTGCGGACTGGTCGAGGCCAACcttgtattgcctccactttgttcCATTGGGGTTTCACCAAATGTCTCCCTACTACATACCTGAGGTATCTGGCCTCAGCTAGTCCTATCACGCACTTGAGAGGATTGGCCTCACTTCCGCAGGGCATCTAGCACCACTTCTACTTTTCTTAGGTGtgtttcccagtcagggctatggatAACTATGTCGTCTAGATAGGCAGTGGTATACTTGGCATGGAGTCGCATCAATTTGTCCATAAGTCGttggaatgttgcaggggccccatggagtCCAAAAGGGAGGACAATGTATTGGAACAGGCCATCGGGTGTAGAGAAGGCAGTCTTTTCCTTGGCATTCTTGGCCAGGGAaatttgccaatatcctttggtCAGGTCCAGAGTGGTTAGGAATCAggccttgcctaactgatcaactAGCTCGTCAATGCGTGGTATCGGATAGGCATcgaattgggatacttcattcaacttcTGGAAGTCGTTGCAAAATCTCAGGATgctgttaggatacagatattcaggcctgtctgtaaaggcatatactctaagaatttaggtgtattcttatcacttagctagttctagaggtataaaagaaagaatcaaaatcactgtctgcctgtgtaaggtccttctcttactgtgacagtctgaggccctgttctcaggctaaggcctctggctaagcagcagaggcagccataagctgcgaagcgaacggtcacatcctcacgttCCAAACccgtcacattgaaatcaggtgctactGGCCtattaggaatacaatcctgtcctgataatg
This sequence is a window from Eretmochelys imbricata isolate rEreImb1 chromosome 13, rEreImb1.hap1, whole genome shotgun sequence. Protein-coding genes within it:
- the LOC144273172 gene encoding olfactory receptor 11L1-like, translated to MGFSAFPELQWILFVMFLIIYLLTIATNTSIIAIVRSCPSLHCPMYVLLSNLSFLEIWYTSVTVPKMLAGLLLGNRSISVHGCITQMFFFFSMGSTEFFLLAVMAYDRYLAICHPLRYSTIMCNILCLKLSVVAWVSGFLASSVLTVAVSRLSFCGPNEIDHFFCDFVPLAKLSCSDTHLSKLVCFTLTWAIAGSSFLLTAGSYSCVIWTAWRMPSESGLQKALTTCGAHIAVTGIFYGSALSMYARPPVMESSDMDKVVSFFYCVLTPLLNPIIYTLRNNMVKEALRKPMTTSGLFRA